One Catenulispora sp. GP43 genomic window, TGGCCGCGGGACAACAACCGCGCATGGTGTGCGGGGCTGATCGCCGCTCCGGATGCCCTGGTACTGGTCGCTTTAGAGGAAGGCGCAGTTGTCGGACACCTGATCGGCACCTTTAGTCCGTCGTCCTCTATGTGGACGGCGGCGCGCGCCGAACTGGTCAGCACACATGTAGCGCCCTCCTATAGAGGACAAGGGATTGGCGGCCGCATGGTCGAGGACTTCATCGCCTGGGGACGCGACCGCGGAGCGGCACGCCTTCACGTCTCCGCGTACACGGCGAACAGCGCCGCGATCCGCTTCTATCAGCGGTTCGGCTTCGCGGCGCTGTCGATCGAGCTAACCCTCGATATGGATTAAGCCCCGACGTCGACTAGCTTCGCCTTCAACGCGGCGATCAGAGCGTCATCCACACCGAGTTCCTTCTCTGTGTATCCCTGCACTGAGCCGTACTGGGATTTCAGATCAGCGATGAACAGCTCCATCGGCTCCTTAGGAGCTCGGGCATATGCGGACCACGAGAGCTCGCGGCCCGGATAGAACGCCTTCCAGTCCGCGATCAACCGCTGGGTCGCCAACTCCGTCAGCGCGAAGTCGTCCAGCACGTTCTCCTCGGACACACCGATCAGGCTGAGGACGAGCATCGCGATGATGCCGGTCCGGTCCTTGCCGGAAGCACAGTGGAAGACGGTGGTCCCAGACTCCGGGTCGGCGATGACGTCCAGAACCCCGCGGATCTCCTTGACGCCGTCCTGCGCCACTTCCATATAGCGATCAGCGAGGAACCGCCACGGATCGAAGCCGTCCCCCAGCGCACCCTGGTCGTACGGCCGGTGCTCGATGCTCAGATTGACGTAGCGCAGCCCCGGGAACTCCGGCACCCGGCCGGACTGCTCGATCTCCCACGGGTACCGCAGATCGATGACCGTGTGGACGTCCAGCGCGCGGAAACGCTCGACATCGGCGGACTCGCTCAGCTTCCGGAGGTTGTCCGAGCGGTACAGCACGCCCCACTTCGTCGCGCCGCCCTCGGCCGCCGGATAACCGCCGAGGTCACGGAAGTTGTGCAGGCGCTGGAATTCCACGTGTCGGGTCATGGCGCCCAGTCTGGATCACCGCCGGCGGCTATGCGGCGCCGGCCTGGTCGTAGCGCGCCTGCGCGGCCATGACCTCCGGCATCCGGGCCTCCAGGAACCGCACGAGCTCCTTGAGCCGGTCCGAGGTCTGCACGCCCAGCGGCGTCAGCTGGTACTCCACCCGCGGCGGCATCGTCGACTGCACCTCGCGGGCGACGAAACCGTCCCGCTCCAGGGCCTGCAGCCCCTGGGACAACATCTTCTCGCTGACCCCGTCGACCCGGCGGCGCAACTCGTTGAACCGGACCGGTCCCTCGCGCAGCACCATCATGATGAGCGTGCCCCAGCGGCCGGTCACGTGCTCCAGCGTCCGGCGCGTCGGACAGCTCGCCTGCAGGACGTCGTAGGCCATCTCGATGGCGCGCTCTTCCGGATCGGTCACCTCGGTCACCTCGGCGCGCGTACTCATGCGCTCCACGGTACCTCACACGCTTTCCATGCGGTAGCGCTGTGCCACGGGTTGCGCTTTCTGAAGGTTAGTGCCATCGTCGGTACCGCACTAACCAATGGAAAGCGCCCCGCGGGGCCGCCGCCTGACCCTGAGGAGTCCCCATGACCATCGCCATCACCGCCGCCGGCGGCCACCTCGGCCGGCTCGTCGTCGAAGACCTGCTGCGGCGCGGCGTCCCGGCCGGGCAGATCCGCGCGATAGTCCGCACCCCGGAGAAGGTCCAGGACCTCGCCGACCGCGGCGTGCAGGTCGTGCGCGGCGACTACGCCGACGTTCCGGGCCTGACCGAGGCGCTGCGCGGCGCCGACAAGTGGATCTTCATCTCCTCCAGCGGCCCCGACGAGGACCGCCTCAGCAACCACCTGTCCGCGCTCCAGGCAGGCGAGGCGGCCGGCGTCGGGCACGTGATCTACACCTCGATCCCGAAGGCCGAGACCAACCCGATCAACTTCGCCTCGGTGCACAAGGCCACCGAGGCCGCGATCAAGGAGTCCGGCCTGTCCTTTACGTTCCTGCGGAACAACTGGTACTGGGAGAACCTGACCGCGACCCTGCCCGGCTCCGTCGAGCACGGCGCGATCATCGGCGCGGTCGGCGCGGGCCTGACCGCCTTCGCCTCCCGGGCCGACTACGCCGCCGCGGCCGCGGCCGTGGCCACCACCGAGGGCCACGAGGGCCAGGTCTACGAGCTCACCGGCGACAAGGCCTACAGCTACGCCGAGATCGCGGCCGAGGTCTCGCGCCAGGCCGGCAAGGAGGTGGCGGCGGTGAATCTGGACCCGGAGGAGTACCGCTCGACGCTGGCCGGCTTCGGCCTGCCGGCCTTCCTGGCCGAGGGCCTGGCCGACGCCGACTCGAAGATCGCCGAGGGCGCGCTGGCGGACGTGACCGACACCCTCAGCACCCTGATCGGCCGGCCTACCACCACGGTCGCCGAGGCCGTGACCGACGCGCTCAAGGCCTGATCCCGTCTGAGGAAACGCCGAGTCCGCCGGTCTCCCCATCGGAGACCGGCGGACTTGTGTTCATTCGGATCCCGTGCTCATTCGGACCGGTGCGGACCGGCGTCGGCACCCCGGCTCACACCGCCGTCGCGGCGTGGTCGGCGGCCGGCTCCAACGAAGGGGCCTTCTTGCTCTTCTTCTCCTTCTTGGGCGCCGGCGGCAGGACCGGCTCGTTGCGCATCGCCCGGAAGGCGAACACCGCGGTGAGGAGCAGCACGCCCGAGCCGACCACGGCTGTGGTGTGCAGGCCCGACGAGTAGGCGTCGCGAGCCGTTGTGAGCAGGGCGTGCGTGGCCGGGCTGGGGAACTGCGCGGCCAGCGCGTCCGCGCCGCTGACGGTCTCGTGGCCGGCGCGCACCGCCGCCTCGGGAGCGCCCGCCGCGCCGACGGTCTGCATCTTGTGGTGGTAGATCGCGGCGCCGATGCTGCCCAGCAGCGCCATGCCCAGCGAGCTGCCGAGCTCCGCGCCGGTCTCGTTCAGCGCCGAGGCCGAGCCGGCCCGCTCGGCCGGGGCCGCGGCCATCACCATGTTCCCGACGATGCTCTGCGCCGCCACCACGCCGCCGGCCGCGACGCCCGCGCCGACCACCAGCACCACGATCGGGTTGCCCGGGCGGGCCATGGTCAGCACCAGCGCGCCGGCCGCCGAGACCAGGAACGCCACGCCGATGATCCGGGCCGGCCGGACCTTGGTCGTCAGCGCTCCGGTGACCCCCATGCCCACGCTGATGAACGGCATCGCCGCCATCGACCACAGCGCCGCGGTGAACGGCCGCATCCCGGCGACCGACTGCAGGTACTGCGTGTTGAAGAGACTGAAGCCCATCAGGACGAAGTTGCCGCACAGGTTCACCAGCATCGGCGCCCGGAAACCGGGCTTGCGGAACAGCTCCATGTCGATCAGCGGGTTCTTCGCGGTGTGCTGCCGGATCACGAAGGCGATGCCCAGGGCGACGCCGAACGCCAGCGCCGCGGCGGCGGTGACGCTGAAGCCGTCCACGGCCAGCTGCTTGACGCCGTACACCGCCGGGAAGATGGCGGCCATCGACAGCACCGAGCCGAGGATGTCGAACCGGTGGCCGGACGCGGCGGCCTTGTACTCGGGCAGCAGCAGCGGGCCCAGGACCAGCAGCAGCGCCATGGCCGGCAGGTTGATCAGGAACACCGAGCCCCACCAGAAGTGGTTCAGCAGCACGCCGCCCACGATCGGGCCGAGCGTCACGCCGCCGATCAGGCCGCCGGTCCACAGCGAGATGGCGGTCTGCCGCTGCTTGGGGTCGTGGAACATGTTCCGGATCAGGGCCATCGTCGAGGGCATCAGGGTCGCACCGGCCACGCCGAGCAGCGCCCGGGTGCCGATCAGCATCTCCGCGCTGCCGGAGTAGGCGGCGACGACCGAGGCCGCGCCGAACGCGGTGGCGCCGATCAGCAGCAGCCGGCGCCGGCCGATGCGGTCGCCGACGGCGCCCATCGTGATCAGCAGTCCGGCCAGCGCGAAGCCGTAGGCGTCCATGATCCACAGCTGCTGGGTGGCGCTGGGCTTGAGCGAGGCGCTGATGAACGGCAGCCCGAACAGCAGCACCGACATGTCCATCGAGATGAGCAGGCACGGCAGGACCAGCACGGCCAGCCCGATCCACTCCTTGCGGCCGGCACGTTGGGCCGGTGCGTTCTCAGGGCTCTTGGTCGTCGTCATGGGATGACCGTACAACCGTCTTGGACGTTTGTGCAAGACCTGCGTTCAAGACACTCGTACGAGACATGCGTCTAAGACTGCGCTAGGCTCGGCGCATGAGCAACCGTGACGACCTCCTGGCGGGGGCCAAGAAGTGTCTGCTGGAGAAGGGCTACTCGCGCACCACCGCACGGGACATCGCCCAGGCCTCGGGCGTCAGCCTGGCCGCCATCGGCTACCACTTCGGGTCCAAGGACGCGCTGATGAACGAGGCGATGTTCCAGGCCATCGGGGAATGGGGCGACCACCTGGAGGAGGCCTTCGCCAAGGCCGGGCCCGACCTGTCGGTCCAGGAGCGCTTCGCCCGCGTCTACGACGACGTCTCCACGACCTTCGACCGGAACCAGCCGCTGTGGATGGCCAGCTTCGAACTGATCCTGCAGCTCGACCACATCCCCGGCGCGCGCGAGATGTTCAAGAACGCGATCCCGGAGGCGCGCAAGGGCCTGGCGAACCTGATCCTCGGGATCCCGGAAGAAGACCAGGGCTTGGACATGGAACTGGGAGCCGGCGCGGTCCTGTACTCCCTGATGGCCGGCCTGCTGATCCAGCGCTTCGCCGACGCCGACCGGACGCCGACCGGGGCGGACATGGCGCGGGGGCTGCGCCAGCTCGCGGACGTCCTGGATGGAAGCGAGAAGGCAGCGGCGGTCTCCTAGCAGCTCGGGGCCGGGTCACCGGCACCCGCCGCTCAGCCGGCGACGGCCTGCCACAGGCTGACGCCGGCGAGCACGATCATCACCAGCGCGGCCAGCCGCACGATCAGGTGCAGCGGCAGCACCCTGAGCAGGCCGCGGCCGCCGACGATCGCCAGCGCGCCGACCGTCCACAGGCCGAGTGCGGCGCCGATCCCGACGGCCAGCGGATCGGCGAACTTGGCGGCCAGGTTCGCGGTCACGATCTGGGTCAGGTCCCCGAACTCGGCGACCAGGATCACCCCGAAGGCGGTTCCGGCCACCTTGCCGAACCCGGCGTCGGCCCCGAGGTCCGGGGCGGTGTCCTCCTGCTGCCCCGGTATCGCTTGCCCCTCCTCGCTGCCCCCGTGGCCGTGGCTGCGCAGCATCACCACCGCACCGGCCAGGAAGAGCACCGCGACCACGGCCTCCAGCGGACGCCGCGGCACCAGCGCGAGCAGGGAGCCGGCCGCCACGGCCAGGCAGACGTGCACCAGGAAACCGGCCGCCACCCCGGCGAACACCCAGGACGGTCGGTACCTGGCCCCCAGGATCAGGGACGCGATCGCGGTCTTGTCCGGCAGTTCGGCCAGGAACACCACGCCGAAGGTGGTGAGGAGGGCGGCCAGACTCATACGGCGCTCACGAGCGTCAAACTACTGCGAATCGGACCGTTGTGAAGCCCGAACGAATCTATGGATGAGCGCTACGTCCGGCGGTATCCACGCCGGATATCCAAGATCACATTGAATGATGGTAGCTCGACCGGGTGATAGACACGGCATAAGTCCCGGAAACCCTCACAGATGGTCCGCGGTCGCCGCCACACTGTGGGGATGAGCCCAGCACGCAGCGTATTAGCTGAAGAACTCGGTCGGCGTCTGCGTCGGCACCGACTGGACCTCGGCTTGTCCGGACTCGAAGTCGCCGCCCGCGCCGGTGTCACCCAGCCCTCGGTGTCGAAGATCGAGCGCGGCATGATGCTCCCCTCGACGGAGGTCCTGGAGCGGGTGCTCGGCGTCCTGGGCCTCGGGGACGAGCACCGGACCGATCTGCGCGACCTGCTCACCCGCGCGGTCGACGACGCCGCCGACCGCCGCCGGCACGGCCGCGGCCTGGCCCTGCTGGACGCGATCGCCGAACGCGAGCGCAACACCACGGTCCTGCGGTCCTTCTCCACCTCGATGATCCCGCCCCTGCTGCAGACCGCCGACTATGCCCGCTACGCCGCACGCCTGACCCCATGGATGTCCGAGCGCGAACTCGGCCGGGCCTCGGCGCTGCATCTGGAGCGCCAGGGGGTGCTCTTCGAACAGGGACGCAGCTTCGAGTTCCTGCTCACCGAGAGCGCCCTGCGCCTGTGCCCGGGCCCGCCCACGCTGGCCGCGACCCAGGCCGACCGGCTGCGCGTGCTCTCGGCGCTGCCCGGGGTGCGGATCGGCATCGTGCCGGACGCCGCCGCCGTGTCAGAGGTCTTCCCGCTGTATGGCTTCACACTCCACGACGACGCAGCCGTGGCCGTGGAGACCTTCACCGGCGAACTGCTGCTCTCCCGCGCCGACGAGATCGCGGCGCACGCCGCGGTGTTCGACGGCTACTCGGCCAGCGCCGACTACGACCTGGAGACGGTGACCGGCCTGCTGACGAGCGACCGGCGGCCGCTGGCCGCGATCCCGGCGCCGGCCGGGGCCGGAACCGGCTGACCCGGCCGGGCGCCGGTCGGCGGCGGGGGGCGCCGGCCGCCGCTGACCTGGGGACGGCCGCACATCGAGTCGTCGGCCCAGTCCAACACAATCCATACAGGTGACCGCCGGCAACTGATCCTGCCGGATCGGTCACCGATTCCTCACAAGTGGTGTAGAACCAATGGGTATGAGTGCGGTGCGAAGTCCTTACGCGGCCAAGCTGGGCGGCCGGATCCGGCAGTTCCGGATGGAGCGCGCGCTGTCCAGCGGCGAGCTCGCGGCGGCCGCCTCTGTCACCTCCTCGGCGGTGTCCAAGGTCGAGCACGGCAAGATGGTCCCCAGCCGGGACGTGCTCGCCCGGATCGTCACCGCTTTGAACCTGCCGGCCGAGGAGCAGGAGAGCCTGTTCGACCTGCTCGGCCAGGCCGCCGCCGACGCCGCCAGCAACCGCGGCTACGGCAAGGGCCTGACCCTGCTGAACCAGATCGCCGACCGCGAGCGGGTCTGCTCGGCGGTGTCGACGTTCTCGAACTCGATCATCCCGCGCCTGCTGCAGACCGCCGAGTACGCCAGGGACGCCAACCGGCTCACCCCGTGGCTGTCCGAGCGCGAGGTCGGCAAGGCCGCGATGACCCACACCGAACGGCAGTCGGTGCTGTTCGAGGACGGCCGGGAGTTCACCTTCCTGATCACCGAGGGCGTGCTGCGCACCTGGCCAGGCGAGCTGACGGTGATGGCCGCGCAGTTCGACCGGCTCCGGCAGATGGCGGTCCATCCCGGGGTGCGGGTGGGGATCCTGCCGTGGACCTCGGCGATGCGCGGACTGCCGATGGTCACCTTCACCCTGTACGACGACCGCGAGGTCGCCGTGGAGATGTTCACCGGCGAGCTGCTGATGGCGCAGCCTGACAAGGTCTCGACACACGTGGCGCAGTTCCGCCGTTTCGAGGAGTCGGCTGTGTACGGTGAAGAGGCGATCGGACTCATCAACCGGGTGGAGATGGACCTCGCGCGGCTGCCCCCGCCGGCCCTGGATGAGGAAGTGTCATCCAAATAAGGGAACTTCCTTGAAATGCCCTAGATAAGGGCGCATTGGGGGCTAGCCTGGCTGACGGGAGGGCGGAACCGCCCCCTCCCCACCGTCCGGGAGGCCCCAGATGTCGAATTGGTCTCGCTCCTTCCCCGGGCTGGCCGAGCACCTCACCGAGGTCCGCCAGTTCACCCAGATGGTGCTCGGCGAGGCGCCGGGCTCGGAGCTGGTGCTCCTGGCCGTCTCCGAACTGGCTGGCAACGCCATCGTGCACACCGCCAGCGGCGCGCCCGGCGGACAGTTCGTGGTGCACCTCGCGGCTTTCGCGGATCGCTGGCAGGTCCGGGTCGACGACGAGGGATCGGCGACCGAACCGCGCGTGGTGGTCGACGGAGTGGGCGAGGACGCCGACTGGGACTCCGAATCCGGGCGCGGGCTGGCCATGGTCGCGTCCATCTCCCACAAGTGGGGCGTGCGGGGCGGCCGCGACGCCCGGTCGGTGTGGGCCGAGATCCCCTATCCCGTGCCGGCCGACGGCGGGATCGGCGCCGCGATGTCGGGCGGGATGATGGAAGCCCTGGAGTCCGTCGCGCTGGCCCTGGGCGGCGCGGACGAGCCGCAATATCAGGAGCTTGAGATTCCGGCCCAGCCGGCTCCGACTGCGGTTCCGAATCCGACCCCGGCCCCGGCCCCGACGCCGACTCCAACCCCGGCCACCGCCCCGCCGGCCCGCTGGCCCGGGACGGTCCCGAGCGATCCGGTGCGCGCCGAACGGATCCGGAGACAGGCCAGCCAGGCCGCCTTCCTGCGCGCGCTGGTCGAGAACGCGTACGCCGAGACCCTCGGGCCGCGACCGCTGCCGTTCTGGCCGCCGTTCCCGAATCCGCTTGCGCTGCAAGGGGCTTCGGCGGGAGGCGACGCGCGATAAGGCAGACGGCGCACGGCGTGGGGCCGGGATTGTCAGTGGCATGAGAGACCATAATGTCCACCTAATCGACAAATCCTCCCGAAAGGACCGGCCATGAGAATTCGTCCCGCGCTGGCCGTCGCCGGCTCCGTCTTCCTGTTCTCCTACAACGGTTTCGCCGCTCACGCCGCCGCGGAGCCCGCGGGCGGGACGTCGTTACCGACCCCCGGAACCGCCGTCGCGCTCACCGAGGACGGCGACATGGTGCTGGAGTGCGACGGCGTGGTCCACCGCTTCGAGGTACTGGGCACCGGGCAGGTCCACGTCGGCGACAGGGTCGCCGGCGTCCAGCCGACCGTCGCGGTGCGGACCGACGCCGAGCAGCTGACCGGGTACGACGCCGAACTCGGCACGGTGACGGTGTCGGAGAAGACCCCGGCCGTCGGCGACTTCGTGGCCCCGGCCGCCGGCCGGGAGTTCCCGGCGGCCGAGTCGCTGGCCCAGGACCTGACCGTCTCCATGCAGCACAGCCCGTGCGGCGGCGATCAGCCCGCGACGTTCACGAGCAAGACCGCTTTCCCTTTGCTGAACACGAATCTGACGTCCTTCCCGCCGAAGAACGCGGTGTACCTGATGACCTCTCCGGTGGAGCTGACCGACATCGCGAACCCGTCGGGGCCCTCCGTCATGCTGACGGAATTCCCGCTGACCATCACGCAGGCTTCGTGACCTCCGGACGCGGCGCGACGGCCTGGTAACCGTCGAAGAGCGGACCGCCGAGCCGGTCCAGGACGCCGCGGGCGAAGGCCTCGACCGCGGCGGGATCGTGCTGGGCGGCCAGCCAGCGGTCGGCGAGCTCCGGATCGTCCGCCCGCAGTTCGCGCAGCAGCCATTTGCCGGTGCCGTCCCAGCGTTCGGCGGCGACCAGCGCGCAGTGTGCCGCGTCCTTCCACAGCGCGGCCGCGATCACCTGCCGCTCACCGGGATCGGTGGCGTACACGAGATCGTCGAGCAGATCGGTGAGGCCGTAGCGGGCCCGCTCCAGCTGCGCCGGTCCCATCGGCCCGGGTCCGGCCTCCAGGACCGCGCGGCATCGCGCCTGCCGCCCGGCCGGGTCGCCGACGATCGCCGTGCCGTGGCCGACCATCCGGTACAGGGTCGGCTTGCGCTCCGGGCGCTTCTTGGCGAGCCACGCGTCAAGGGTCTGCTCGTCGTGCACGAACAGCTCGACGGGCCAGTCCCGGAAGACGAGCGACTCGCGGCGGGGCGCGAGGGGATCATCGAGGGGGAGTGCCACGACGATGTCGAGGTCCGAGCCCGCCGTCCGGTGCGCGGTCAGGACGCTGCCGGCCAGCACGGCCCACACAGCCTGTGGATAACGGTCGAGCACCAGAGCCCGGGCGTCGCCGAGCGGATCACGGTCCATCGCCCGATGATCGCCGCGTCCGGCGCCCCGGACAACTCGTTTCCTTAGGAATCGGGCCGCCGGCTTAACGGCTTTCTTCACCGATTCTCATGCTCTCGGCAAGGCACTCTCATCGTCCGCGGGCACCGTGAACCCATGACCGGATTCGAGCACGACCCGTACCAGCCGGAGCAGCCCAGCACCGGCACCCCGCAGCCGTGGGGCCACCCGTCTTCCGGGCCGGTGTTCGGTCCGGCCCAGACTTCCTCGTCGGCCCCCTCCGACCCGTCCGGCACGTCCGCCCCCTCCGGCGCCGTGCCCCCGTACACCCCGATCACCCCGATCTCCTCGACGACGCCGGGATACGGCGGTCCGGGCGACGCCGGGGGTCCTGGCGGACCCGGCGGACCCGGATACCCGCCGTACCACCCGGCGTTCTCCCCCGAGCCGCCGCAGCGGCCGAGGCGCAAGCGGCGGATGGGAGTGGCACTCATCGTCGCCGGCACCATCGCCGCCTCGGCCGCTGCCGGCGGTATCGCCGGAACCATCGCCTCGCACAACACCTCTTCGAACTCGGCGTCCGCGAGCACCCAGGTGAACAACACCGCCGTGAACACCCCGGTCAGCAACCAGACCGGGACGCCGACGACCACTGTCGGCCAGGTCGCCAAGGCCGCGCTGCCGACCGTGGTCCAGGTCTCGGTGGACTCCTACCAGGGCAAGTCCGTCGGCTCCGGCGTCATCCTGTCCTCCGACGGCCTGATCCTGACCAACAACCACGTGATCTCCGACGCCACGAACGGCAACGGCCAGATCACCATCACCTTCAACGACGGCAAGACCACCCAGGCCGGCATCGTCGGCGCGGACACCGGCAGCGACCTGGCGGTGATCAAGGCGCAGAACGAGAGCGGCCTGCCCACCGCCAGCCTCGGTGACAGCGACAAGGTCGGGGTCGGCGACACCGTGATCGCCATCGGCTCCCCCGACGGCCTGCAGAGCACGGTGACCAGCGGCATCGTCAGCGCCCTGAACCGCCAGGTGACGGTCAGCAGCGACAGCAGCAGCCGGTTCTCCGGCGGCGGCAGCCAGGTCACCTACAAGGCAATCCAGACCGACGCCAGCCTCAACCCCGGCAACAGCGGCGGCCCGCTGCTGAACGCGCAGGGACAGGTCATCGGCATCAACTCGGCGATCTACTCGCCGACCAGCTCCTACAACGCCCAGGGCGGCAGCGTCGGCCTCGGGTTCTCCATCCCGATCAACCAGGTGAAGACCATGCTCGGCAAGCTCGAGGCCGGCCAGATGAGCTAGGCGGCCCCGAACGCCGGCGCCCCGGATGGTGGCTCCGGGGCGCTGGCATGTCCGCGCGTTCAGCCCTGTTCAGCCCTGTTCAGCCCTGTTCAGCCCTTCAGGACACGATCCAGTGCCGCCCGGCCCACCGGCCCCCAATGCGGCTTGCCGCCGGGACGACCCCGAT contains:
- a CDS encoding ATP-binding protein, with the protein product MSNWSRSFPGLAEHLTEVRQFTQMVLGEAPGSELVLLAVSELAGNAIVHTASGAPGGQFVVHLAAFADRWQVRVDDEGSATEPRVVVDGVGEDADWDSESGRGLAMVASISHKWGVRGGRDARSVWAEIPYPVPADGGIGAAMSGGMMEALESVALALGGADEPQYQELEIPAQPAPTAVPNPTPAPAPTPTPTPATAPPARWPGTVPSDPVRAERIRRQASQAAFLRALVENAYAETLGPRPLPFWPPFPNPLALQGASAGGDAR
- a CDS encoding helix-turn-helix domain-containing protein, giving the protein MSPARSVLAEELGRRLRRHRLDLGLSGLEVAARAGVTQPSVSKIERGMMLPSTEVLERVLGVLGLGDEHRTDLRDLLTRAVDDAADRRRHGRGLALLDAIAERERNTTVLRSFSTSMIPPLLQTADYARYAARLTPWMSERELGRASALHLERQGVLFEQGRSFEFLLTESALRLCPGPPTLAATQADRLRVLSALPGVRIGIVPDAAAVSEVFPLYGFTLHDDAAVAVETFTGELLLSRADEIAAHAAVFDGYSASADYDLETVTGLLTSDRRPLAAIPAPAGAGTG
- a CDS encoding MFS transporter encodes the protein MTTTKSPENAPAQRAGRKEWIGLAVLVLPCLLISMDMSVLLFGLPFISASLKPSATQQLWIMDAYGFALAGLLITMGAVGDRIGRRRLLLIGATAFGAASVVAAYSGSAEMLIGTRALLGVAGATLMPSTMALIRNMFHDPKQRQTAISLWTGGLIGGVTLGPIVGGVLLNHFWWGSVFLINLPAMALLLVLGPLLLPEYKAAASGHRFDILGSVLSMAAIFPAVYGVKQLAVDGFSVTAAAALAFGVALGIAFVIRQHTAKNPLIDMELFRKPGFRAPMLVNLCGNFVLMGFSLFNTQYLQSVAGMRPFTAALWSMAAMPFISVGMGVTGALTTKVRPARIIGVAFLVSAAGALVLTMARPGNPIVVLVVGAGVAAGGVVAAQSIVGNMVMAAAPAERAGSASALNETGAELGSSLGMALLGSIGAAIYHHKMQTVGAAGAPEAAVRAGHETVSGADALAAQFPSPATHALLTTARDAYSSGLHTTAVVGSGVLLLTAVFAFRAMRNEPVLPPAPKKEKKSKKAPSLEPAADHAATAV
- a CDS encoding N-acetyltransferase family protein translates to MTDIEIRPATLDDLDGLTHDSAALFAEDGITRDRLRDPDWPRDNNRAWCAGLIAAPDALVLVALEEGAVVGHLIGTFSPSSSMWTAARAELVSTHVAPSYRGQGIGGRMVEDFIAWGRDRGAARLHVSAYTANSAAIRFYQRFGFAALSIELTLDMD
- a CDS encoding winged helix-turn-helix transcriptional regulator; the encoded protein is MSTRAEVTEVTDPEERAIEMAYDVLQASCPTRRTLEHVTGRWGTLIMMVLREGPVRFNELRRRVDGVSEKMLSQGLQALERDGFVAREVQSTMPPRVEYQLTPLGVQTSDRLKELVRFLEARMPEVMAAQARYDQAGAA
- a CDS encoding nucleotidyltransferase domain-containing protein, which encodes MDRDPLGDARALVLDRYPQAVWAVLAGSVLTAHRTAGSDLDIVVALPLDDPLAPRRESLVFRDWPVELFVHDEQTLDAWLAKKRPERKPTLYRMVGHGTAIVGDPAGRQARCRAVLEAGPGPMGPAQLERARYGLTDLLDDLVYATDPGERQVIAAALWKDAAHCALVAAERWDGTGKWLLRELRADDPELADRWLAAQHDPAAVEAFARGVLDRLGGPLFDGYQAVAPRPEVTKPA
- a CDS encoding SDR family oxidoreductase, whose protein sequence is MTIAITAAGGHLGRLVVEDLLRRGVPAGQIRAIVRTPEKVQDLADRGVQVVRGDYADVPGLTEALRGADKWIFISSSGPDEDRLSNHLSALQAGEAAGVGHVIYTSIPKAETNPINFASVHKATEAAIKESGLSFTFLRNNWYWENLTATLPGSVEHGAIIGAVGAGLTAFASRADYAAAAAAVATTEGHEGQVYELTGDKAYSYAEIAAEVSRQAGKEVAAVNLDPEEYRSTLAGFGLPAFLAEGLADADSKIAEGALADVTDTLSTLIGRPTTTVAEAVTDALKA
- a CDS encoding TMEM165/GDT1 family protein, giving the protein MSLAALLTTFGVVFLAELPDKTAIASLILGARYRPSWVFAGVAAGFLVHVCLAVAAGSLLALVPRRPLEAVVAVLFLAGAVVMLRSHGHGGSEEGQAIPGQQEDTAPDLGADAGFGKVAGTAFGVILVAEFGDLTQIVTANLAAKFADPLAVGIGAALGLWTVGALAIVGGRGLLRVLPLHLIVRLAALVMIVLAGVSLWQAVAG
- a CDS encoding tyrosine-protein phosphatase translates to MTRHVEFQRLHNFRDLGGYPAAEGGATKWGVLYRSDNLRKLSESADVERFRALDVHTVIDLRYPWEIEQSGRVPEFPGLRYVNLSIEHRPYDQGALGDGFDPWRFLADRYMEVAQDGVKEIRGVLDVIADPESGTTVFHCASGKDRTGIIAMLVLSLIGVSEENVLDDFALTELATQRLIADWKAFYPGRELSWSAYARAPKEPMELFIADLKSQYGSVQGYTEKELGVDDALIAALKAKLVDVGA
- a CDS encoding Scr1 family TA system antitoxin-like transcriptional regulator, producing MSAVRSPYAAKLGGRIRQFRMERALSSGELAAAASVTSSAVSKVEHGKMVPSRDVLARIVTALNLPAEEQESLFDLLGQAAADAASNRGYGKGLTLLNQIADRERVCSAVSTFSNSIIPRLLQTAEYARDANRLTPWLSEREVGKAAMTHTERQSVLFEDGREFTFLITEGVLRTWPGELTVMAAQFDRLRQMAVHPGVRVGILPWTSAMRGLPMVTFTLYDDREVAVEMFTGELLMAQPDKVSTHVAQFRRFEESAVYGEEAIGLINRVEMDLARLPPPALDEEVSSK
- a CDS encoding S1C family serine protease; this translates as MTGFEHDPYQPEQPSTGTPQPWGHPSSGPVFGPAQTSSSAPSDPSGTSAPSGAVPPYTPITPISSTTPGYGGPGDAGGPGGPGGPGYPPYHPAFSPEPPQRPRRKRRMGVALIVAGTIAASAAAGGIAGTIASHNTSSNSASASTQVNNTAVNTPVSNQTGTPTTTVGQVAKAALPTVVQVSVDSYQGKSVGSGVILSSDGLILTNNHVISDATNGNGQITITFNDGKTTQAGIVGADTGSDLAVIKAQNESGLPTASLGDSDKVGVGDTVIAIGSPDGLQSTVTSGIVSALNRQVTVSSDSSSRFSGGGSQVTYKAIQTDASLNPGNSGGPLLNAQGQVIGINSAIYSPTSSYNAQGGSVGLGFSIPINQVKTMLGKLEAGQMS
- a CDS encoding TetR/AcrR family transcriptional regulator; this encodes MSNRDDLLAGAKKCLLEKGYSRTTARDIAQASGVSLAAIGYHFGSKDALMNEAMFQAIGEWGDHLEEAFAKAGPDLSVQERFARVYDDVSTTFDRNQPLWMASFELILQLDHIPGAREMFKNAIPEARKGLANLILGIPEEDQGLDMELGAGAVLYSLMAGLLIQRFADADRTPTGADMARGLRQLADVLDGSEKAAAVS